One Campylobacter sputorum subsp. sputorum DNA segment encodes these proteins:
- a CDS encoding bifunctional proline dehydrogenase/L-glutamate gamma-semialdehyde dehydrogenase: protein MKQDVVLNSLKLAEELQNKVNSSISQKEKSFHEKMKKLLVNPKNKVMLIELLDRSFRSKDSSKCFDLIKKTFDKYGVADFFSPYEKFLLFAFLNFGKLVPSISVPFFIDHIRQDTKDMVLDANSSVLKPHIENRRRENITLNVNLIGEEVLGEGEAAFRIKKYEEAIKSDFISYISIKITTIFSQINIIDFDYSKKEIVKRLSHLYELAISEQKRQNMSKFINLDMEEYRDLELTSEAFKEAISKYPDYQAGIVLQAYIPDSFKYLQDLFEFSKQRVENGGKPIKIRFVKGANMEAEETVASQKGWALPTFDKKVDTDSNYKKMLYFILENERYKYINIGIASHNIFEIAHAYTLISQSNALDSFTFEMLEGMSLQTSFELSKLHELILYAPICDKEHFNNAIAYLVRRLDENTAKDNFMRYFFDLKVGDENWEIQKEIFLNSLKGIEALDNTPRRKQNRLEPVIKSEISKTDIFVNESDTDFVLQNNRKLANLIKEKYTNLDAVEISAMGNKALHSDEILEVRNKINDKLIAKIGLASKQGISEALDMAKNSKYSELSFEEIYQILSKAAEIFRAKRGELLGIAALEVGKTFGEIDPEISEAIDFIEFYPHSLRVLQKQNPKTKFKPKGISVTISPWNFPIGIPVGTIVGPLAAGNRVIFKPSSLSSVTGYEICKMFWEAGIPKDALIYLPTKGKMVSECLLKDDLVKFCVLTGGEDTAYNILKENPKIVLSAETGGKNATIVTKAADRDSAIKNIIHSAFSNSGQKCSATSFLILEDEVYDDENFKNTLVDAASSMATGDPFEFKNKIGTLADKPSDKVKKALSELKDYESWALKPEFINNNEFIMKPCIKYGTKKGDFTHMSELFTPVLTVMRANDLKDAIDIANSTGYGLTGALESLDEKEWEYYKENIEVGNIYINKPTTGAIVLRQPFGGVKKSAVGYGRKVGIYNYITQFLDISQDEVDVNLKENEFTTALASLNIDKDTLNAAKSYVYHYENEFSKEKEYISVRGEDNLFAYKKIKSLLYIVDEKDSLKDILLVLIAAKVSGVKTAISYKDENEDIKFIKQYKDIFGIEFVKEADFKDYERIRYHGDCNEIYKKASALAKIIIRNKPLLNGRFELLYYYNEKSTSVSFHRYGNLGARALDFK from the coding sequence ATGAAACAAGATGTTGTTTTAAATTCTTTAAAATTAGCAGAAGAACTTCAAAATAAAGTAAATAGCAGCATAAGTCAAAAAGAGAAATCTTTTCATGAAAAAATGAAAAAACTACTTGTAAATCCCAAAAATAAAGTTATGCTAATTGAACTTCTTGATAGAAGTTTTAGATCAAAAGATTCATCAAAATGTTTTGATTTGATAAAGAAAACTTTTGATAAATACGGAGTTGCTGACTTTTTTAGTCCTTATGAGAAATTTTTATTGTTTGCTTTTTTAAATTTTGGAAAGTTAGTGCCTAGTATAAGTGTGCCATTTTTTATAGATCATATAAGGCAAGATACAAAAGATATGGTTTTAGATGCAAATAGTAGCGTTTTAAAACCGCATATAGAAAACAGAAGAAGGGAAAATATCACTTTAAATGTAAATCTTATCGGCGAAGAAGTTTTGGGAGAAGGAGAGGCTGCTTTTAGAATTAAAAAGTATGAAGAGGCGATAAAATCTGATTTTATAAGTTATATTTCTATAAAAATAACAACCATATTTTCTCAAATAAACATTATTGATTTTGATTATTCTAAAAAAGAGATAGTAAAAAGATTATCGCATTTATACGAATTGGCCATTAGTGAGCAAAAGAGACAAAATATGTCTAAATTTATAAACTTGGATATGGAGGAGTATAGAGATCTTGAGCTAACTTCAGAGGCTTTTAAAGAGGCTATATCAAAATATCCAGATTATCAAGCGGGTATTGTTTTACAAGCCTACATTCCAGATAGTTTTAAATATCTACAAGATCTTTTTGAGTTTTCAAAACAAAGAGTTGAAAATGGCGGTAAGCCTATAAAAATTCGCTTTGTAAAAGGTGCAAATATGGAAGCAGAAGAAACTGTTGCGTCTCAAAAAGGCTGGGCTCTTCCTACATTTGATAAAAAAGTAGATACTGATTCGAATTACAAAAAAATGCTTTATTTTATACTAGAAAATGAGCGTTATAAATATATAAATATCGGTATTGCAAGCCATAATATATTTGAAATAGCTCACGCTTATACTCTCATATCTCAATCAAATGCTCTTGATAGTTTTACTTTTGAGATGTTAGAGGGTATGAGTTTGCAAACAAGTTTTGAGCTTAGCAAACTTCATGAGCTTATATTATACGCACCGATTTGTGATAAAGAGCATTTTAATAATGCCATAGCTTATCTTGTGAGAAGACTTGATGAAAATACAGCCAAAGATAATTTCATGAGATACTTTTTTGATCTTAAAGTTGGCGATGAAAACTGGGAAATTCAAAAAGAGATATTTTTAAATTCTCTTAAAGGTATTGAAGCATTAGATAATACCCCTAGAAGAAAACAAAATAGATTAGAGCCTGTGATAAAAAGTGAAATATCTAAAACTGATATTTTTGTTAATGAATCAGATACTGATTTTGTTTTGCAAAATAATAGAAAATTAGCAAATTTGATAAAAGAAAAATATACAAATTTAGACGCAGTAGAGATATCTGCTATGGGAAATAAAGCTTTGCATAGTGATGAGATTTTGGAAGTAAGAAATAAAATTAACGATAAACTCATAGCAAAGATAGGTTTAGCCAGTAAGCAAGGTATATCTGAGGCTTTAGATATGGCTAAAAACTCTAAATATAGTGAGCTTAGTTTTGAGGAAATATATCAAATTTTAAGCAAAGCAGCTGAAATTTTTAGAGCAAAAAGAGGCGAGCTTTTAGGTATAGCAGCTCTTGAAGTTGGAAAAACTTTTGGAGAAATTGACCCTGAGATAAGCGAAGCGATAGATTTTATAGAATTTTATCCACACTCTCTTAGAGTTCTTCAAAAGCAAAATCCAAAAACTAAATTTAAACCAAAAGGCATTAGTGTAACGATATCTCCTTGGAATTTTCCTATAGGAATTCCTGTTGGAACGATAGTTGGACCACTTGCTGCTGGAAATAGAGTGATATTTAAGCCATCTTCATTAAGTAGCGTAACCGGATATGAAATTTGTAAGATGTTTTGGGAAGCCGGCATTCCAAAAGACGCACTTATATACTTACCAACAAAAGGTAAAATGGTAAGCGAGTGTTTGTTAAAAGATGATTTGGTTAAATTTTGTGTATTAACTGGTGGCGAAGATACAGCTTATAATATCTTAAAAGAAAATCCTAAAATTGTTTTGAGTGCTGAAACTGGCGGTAAAAATGCAACTATCGTAACAAAAGCAGCAGATAGAGATAGTGCTATAAAAAATATAATCCACTCAGCTTTTTCAAACTCTGGACAAAAATGCTCAGCTACATCATTTCTTATACTTGAAGATGAGGTTTATGATGATGAGAATTTTAAAAATACTTTGGTTGATGCAGCTTCTTCAATGGCTACTGGAGATCCATTTGAGTTTAAAAATAAAATTGGCACACTGGCAGATAAGCCGAGCGATAAAGTTAAAAAAGCTTTAAGCGAATTAAAAGATTATGAATCATGGGCGTTAAAGCCTGAGTTTATAAACAATAATGAGTTTATAATGAAGCCTTGCATAAAATATGGCACAAAAAAAGGAGATTTTACTCATATGAGTGAGCTTTTCACACCTGTTTTAACCGTTATGAGGGCAAATGATTTAAAAGATGCCATAGATATAGCAAACTCAACTGGCTATGGTTTAACAGGAGCGTTAGAAAGCCTTGATGAAAAAGAGTGGGAGTATTATAAAGAAAATATTGAAGTTGGAAATATCTATATAAATAAGCCAACAACAGGAGCGATAGTTCTTCGCCAACCTTTTGGCGGTGTTAAAAAATCTGCCGTAGGATATGGTAGGAAGGTTGGAATTTATAACTATATAACTCAGTTTTTGGATATATCGCAAGATGAAGTAGATGTAAATTTAAAAGAAAATGAATTTACAACTGCTCTTGCATCTTTAAATATAGATAAAGATACATTAAATGCCGCAAAAAGCTATGTTTATCACTATGAAAATGAGTTTAGTAAAGAAAAAGAGTATATTTCTGTAAGGGGAGAGGATAATTTATTTGCTTATAAAAAGATAAAATCGCTTTTATATATAGTTGATGAAAAAGATAGCTTAAAAGATATACTTCTTGTTTTAATTGCTGCCAAGGTTTCTGGCGTAAAAACAGCTATAAGCTATAAAGATGAAAATGAAGATATCAAATTTATAAAACAATATAAAGATATTTTTGGAATAGAGTTTGTCAAAGAGGCTGATTTTAAAGATTATGAACGAATTAGATATCATGGAGATTGTAATGAAATTTATAAAAAAGCAAGTGCTTTGGCAAAGATTATTATAAGAAATAAACCTCTTTTAAATGGTCGCTTTGAGTTGCTGTATTATTATAATGAAAAATCAACAAGCGTGTCGTTTCATAGATATGGAAATTTAGGTGCTAGAGCACTAGATTTCAAATGA
- a CDS encoding sodium:solute symporter family transporter — translation MESVDISLPIAVTFVIYSLGMLAIGFYFYNQNKTAEDYFLGSRSMGPVVSALSAGASDMSGWLLMGLPGALYAGGLIEANIAIGLTVGATLNWMFVAKRLRIYTSVIDNSITIPDYFETRFSDDSHILRVICAIVILIFFTIYISSGLVGGAKLFEATFGLEYYNALITGTVIIVVYTFFGGYKAVCWTDLVQGLLMMGALVVVAIVMLYQIGGFGEAIKYIKNSDDSRTQIALYQKNIPQIIQKMENGDINTIKQDIDDIKSAFLNAKDMQIVNKGKNIDVKEFIQNLDNAVNSNDKVALKNLLNLLKKQKITQNRLTLFDGVSIISIISAFAWGLGYFGQPHISVRFMSIRSVKDIKVATSVGISWMFISLFATCAMGLLGIAYINKFNLSLQDPEKIFIVMSQLLFNPWVAGVLLSAILAAIMSTASSQLLVSSSTIAEDFYRRVFKKDASEKQVMILSRGGVLLVSLIAFIISFDKNSSILNIVSYAWAGFGASFGSVIVFSLFWRRMTRLGAIFGMITGAVVVVVWKNYLSEALNLPLYEIIPGFLAASVVIVLVSLTQPAREGTKKAFDTMMENIK, via the coding sequence ATGGAATCAGTAGACATAAGCTTACCAATAGCTGTAACTTTTGTTATATATTCTTTGGGAATGTTAGCAATAGGTTTTTATTTTTATAATCAAAATAAAACAGCAGAGGATTATTTTTTAGGAAGTCGCTCTATGGGTCCGGTAGTTTCAGCACTTAGTGCTGGAGCTAGCGATATGAGCGGTTGGCTTTTGATGGGGTTGCCAGGGGCTTTATATGCAGGTGGTTTAATAGAAGCAAATATAGCCATAGGATTAACTGTTGGTGCTACATTAAACTGGATGTTTGTAGCAAAAAGGCTAAGGATTTATACTAGTGTGATTGATAATTCTATTACTATTCCTGATTATTTTGAGACTAGATTTAGTGATGATAGCCATATTTTAAGAGTTATATGTGCTATTGTTATACTTATATTTTTTACAATTTATATATCAAGTGGATTAGTTGGAGGGGCAAAACTTTTTGAAGCAACATTTGGTCTTGAGTATTATAACGCATTGATAACAGGAACGGTCATTATAGTTGTTTATACATTTTTTGGCGGATATAAGGCTGTTTGCTGGACAGATCTTGTGCAAGGACTTTTGATGATGGGTGCCTTGGTTGTTGTAGCTATTGTAATGCTTTATCAAATAGGCGGTTTTGGTGAAGCTATAAAATACATAAAAAATTCAGATGATTCTAGAACTCAAATAGCACTATATCAAAAAAACATACCTCAAATTATACAAAAAATGGAAAATGGCGATATAAATACCATAAAACAAGATATAGATGATATAAAATCAGCATTTTTAAATGCAAAAGATATGCAAATAGTAAATAAAGGTAAAAATATCGATGTAAAAGAGTTTATACAAAATTTAGATAATGCAGTAAATTCAAACGATAAAGTTGCTTTGAAAAATCTTTTAAATTTATTAAAAAAACAAAAAATTACACAAAATAGACTTACTTTGTTTGATGGTGTTTCTATAATTAGCATAATTTCAGCTTTTGCTTGGGGGCTTGGATATTTTGGTCAACCTCATATATCGGTTAGATTTATGTCAATTCGCTCAGTAAAAGATATAAAAGTAGCAACAAGTGTTGGTATTTCTTGGATGTTTATTAGTTTATTTGCAACTTGTGCAATGGGGCTTTTGGGAATTGCTTATATAAATAAATTTAACCTTAGTTTGCAAGATCCAGAAAAAATATTTATCGTAATGAGCCAACTTCTTTTTAATCCATGGGTAGCTGGAGTGCTTTTAAGTGCTATTTTAGCTGCTATTATGAGCACCGCAAGTTCTCAACTTTTGGTGTCAAGTTCAACAATAGCAGAAGATTTTTATAGAAGAGTATTTAAAAAAGATGCATCTGAAAAACAAGTGATGATACTAAGTAGAGGCGGAGTTTTGCTAGTTTCGCTAATTGCTTTTATCATATCTTTTGATAAAAACTCAAGTATCTTAAATATAGTTTCTTATGCTTGGGCTGGATTTGGTGCAAGTTTTGGTAGTGTTATAGTGTTTTCTTTGTTTTGGAGAAGAATGACAAGGCTTGGTGCGATATTTGGTATGATTACTGGGGCTGTGGTTGTGGTTGTATGGAAAAATTACTTATCTGAAGCTTTAAATTTACCTCTTTATGAGATAATCCCCGGATTTTTAGCAGCTAGTGTGGTTATAGTCCTTGTTAGTTTAACTCAACCAGCAAGAGAAGGAACTAAAAAAGCTTTTGATACTATGATGGAAAATATTAAATAG
- a CDS encoding 3'(2'),5'-bisphosphate nucleotidase CysQ family protein, whose product MKSELNLAIKAAKLASQKIMWYRKNGFSKYKKTDGSIVTDADIAANEIIVKMLEQTGIGICSEEIDNADKNSDTFWLIDPLDGTSHFVKGENEFCILIALIKNNRPILGIIYLPMYDNFMSCDGKEVYINDEKLNKFRVDISPNIMLLGSQKERITTMKQDIIDKFKTEIIHIGSGIKFYKLALGNAGIFLRNRISHSWDIAVGDLMVNASGGIMVNSKNGEFLKYNTPKLKNEPYIALSRENAHNIEHFLKLLKTI is encoded by the coding sequence ATGAAAAGTGAATTAAATTTAGCCATAAAAGCAGCAAAACTAGCCTCACAAAAAATTATGTGGTACAGAAAAAATGGATTTAGTAAATATAAAAAAACAGATGGAAGTATAGTAACTGATGCAGATATTGCGGCAAATGAGATTATAGTAAAAATGCTAGAACAAACAGGTATTGGCATATGTTCTGAAGAGATTGATAATGCAGATAAAAATAGCGACACTTTTTGGTTAATTGATCCTCTTGATGGCACATCTCATTTTGTAAAAGGCGAAAATGAGTTTTGTATATTAATAGCACTTATAAAAAACAATAGACCCATCTTAGGCATAATTTATTTGCCAATGTATGATAATTTTATGAGTTGTGATGGGAAAGAAGTTTATATAAATGATGAAAAATTAAATAAATTTAGAGTTGATATATCTCCAAATATTATGCTTTTAGGTAGCCAAAAAGAGCGTATAACAACAATGAAACAAGATATCATAGATAAATTTAAAACAGAAATCATTCATATTGGCTCTGGCATTAAGTTTTATAAACTTGCACTTGGAAATGCCGGAATTTTTTTGAGAAATAGAATTTCGCATTCTTGGGATATCGCGGTAGGCGATTTGATGGTAAATGCAAGTGGCGGCATAATGGTAAATTCAAAAAATGGGGAATTTTTGAAATATAACACACCAAAATTAAAAAATGAACCATATATAGCACTAAGCAGAGAAAATGCCCATAATATCGAGCATTTTCTAAAACTTTTAAAAACTATTTAA
- a CDS encoding YggS family pyridoxal phosphate-dependent enzyme, whose translation MNYQEILEKIQNTKDKFSQHNEIKLIAVSKYVTSNEIINLYNQGQIEFGENKVQDLNKKMSELQNYDIKWHFIGSLQSNKINQLISLRPTLWQSCNSLELAKKVDKRLDYKLDTLLEINVANEDTKSGIDTNKALEEYLQIQQECKNLNMCGVMSIGANSDDVNLVRKSFEDTYKIYEKLKSNGAKICSMGMSSDFELAIKCGSNMLRLGTILFKDMR comes from the coding sequence ATGAATTACCAAGAAATTTTAGAAAAAATTCAAAATACAAAAGATAAATTTAGCCAACATAACGAAATAAAATTAATAGCAGTAAGCAAATATGTAACATCAAATGAAATTATAAATTTATATAATCAAGGTCAAATTGAATTTGGCGAAAACAAAGTTCAAGATTTAAACAAAAAGATGAGTGAACTTCAAAACTATGATATCAAATGGCATTTTATAGGCTCGCTTCAAAGCAATAAAATAAATCAACTCATTTCGCTACGCCCTACACTCTGGCAAAGTTGCAATTCGCTTGAACTTGCAAAAAAAGTTGATAAAAGATTAGATTACAAACTAGATACACTTCTTGAGATAAATGTAGCAAACGAAGATACTAAAAGCGGAATTGATACAAATAAAGCACTCGAAGAATATTTGCAAATTCAACAAGAATGTAAAAATCTAAATATGTGCGGTGTTATGAGTATAGGTGCAAATAGCGATGATGTAAATTTAGTAAGAAAAAGTTTTGAAGATACATATAAAATTTATGAAAAACTAAAATCAAACGGAGCTAAAATTTGCTCTATGGGAATGAGTAGCGATTTTGAACTAGCTATAAAATGTGGCTCAAATATGCTAAGACTTGGAACAATACTTTTTAAAGATATGAGATGA
- the rseP gene encoding RIP metalloprotease RseP, with protein sequence MKSILFTLTILLLGFWHYGANFLATILIISFLIFFHELGHFLAAKKLGVHINVFSIGFGEKIFSKKIKDTTYCISAIPLGGYVQLKGQDDTNPNIRSDDPDSYNSLSPLGRIFILAAGPFFNIFLAFLLYIALGHIGVQKLAPVVGSVLENSSALSANIQKGDKILAIDGIEVKEWNDISKLVTPNPMHINIQRNGIILDVLLTPKIGKTYTIFKEEIQKPLIGISPSGELTTLYHTGLSSISYALDETLQASKLIFLSLEKLIVGVVPIKELGGIVAMSDITSKAASISLSALLIITALISVNLGILNLFPIPALDGGHILFNAYELIFKKPVSQKVFSMLTYGGMAFLFALMAFTIMNDIFRLAGGYN encoded by the coding sequence TTGAAAAGCATACTTTTTACACTAACTATTTTATTATTAGGTTTTTGGCATTATGGGGCTAATTTCTTAGCAACTATACTAATAATCTCATTTTTGATATTTTTTCATGAGCTTGGGCATTTTTTAGCAGCAAAAAAGCTTGGTGTTCATATAAATGTTTTTAGTATAGGCTTTGGAGAAAAGATATTTTCAAAAAAAATCAAAGACACTACTTATTGTATAAGTGCAATACCTCTTGGTGGGTATGTGCAATTAAAAGGTCAAGATGATACAAATCCAAACATAAGAAGCGATGATCCAGATAGCTATAACTCTCTTTCGCCGCTTGGGCGAATTTTCATACTGGCTGCAGGTCCGTTTTTTAACATATTTTTGGCATTCTTACTATACATAGCATTAGGACATATAGGTGTGCAAAAATTAGCTCCGGTTGTAGGTAGTGTGCTTGAAAACTCGTCAGCACTTAGTGCAAATATACAAAAAGGCGATAAAATTTTAGCCATAGATGGCATAGAAGTTAAAGAGTGGAACGATATTAGCAAACTGGTTACACCAAATCCTATGCATATAAATATACAAAGAAATGGTATTATTTTAGATGTTTTACTAACACCAAAGATAGGCAAAACCTATACTATATTTAAAGAAGAAATTCAAAAACCTCTAATTGGCATTTCTCCAAGTGGCGAACTTACTACACTTTATCACACTGGTTTAAGCTCAATAAGTTACGCACTAGATGAAACCCTGCAAGCATCAAAGCTTATTTTTCTTAGCCTAGAAAAACTTATAGTTGGCGTTGTGCCAATTAAAGAGTTAGGCGGCATAGTTGCAATGAGTGATATTACTTCAAAAGCTGCTAGCATTAGCCTTTCGGCACTGCTTATAATCACGGCTTTGATATCTGTAAATTTAGGCATATTAAATCTTTTTCCAATCCCGGCACTTGATGGTGGACATATACTTTTTAATGCTTATGAACTTATATTTAAAAAACCAGTTTCGCAAAAAGTATTTTCAATGCTAACTTATGGCGGGATGGCTTTTTTGTTTGCCCTTATGGCATTTACAATCATGAATGATATTTTTCGTTTAGCGGGAGGTTATAACTAA
- the htpG gene encoding molecular chaperone HtpG: MSKHEFQTEVNDLLNLMIHSLYSNKEIFLRELISNASDALDKLNYLTLTDDKYKSLNYTPKIEISVDKEAKTLIISDNGIGMDENELINNLGTIARSGTKGFLSQISGDAKKDSNLIGQFGVGFYSAFMVASKIEVTSKKALNDEAYEWSSDAKNYEIKKASKETHGTSIKLYLNDDEFLETYRLEGIIKKYSNHIPYPIFMDKEEWIAPKDGEKEGHYESKNTQINKASALWQMSKSSLKEEDYNEFYKQISHDSTDPLMYIHTKAEGKIEYTTLFYVPSVEPFDLFRVDYQSGVKLYVKRVFITDDEKELLPTHLRFVKGIIDVEDLPLNVSREILQDNIIMRSVKEASVKKIYSELEKLLKNDREKYIKFYKLFGKVLKEGLYGFGANKDDILNLTLFKSSSRDGYITLKEYKDAMKKDQKSIYFITGKDEKMLKNSPLLEAFNEKNIEVLICDDEIDSIVMPMVYEYDKTPIKPVQNADDEVSLDEKIDESKYAELVVKLKECLKDEIKDVKVTSRLKDSPACLVYDKNDPDFATQQMLKQMGQNVPEIKPILEINPNHEIFLKLKENQIMINDISNLLLNMAKISEGMNITNPNEFAKILSKVILKAL, encoded by the coding sequence ATGTCAAAACACGAATTTCAAACAGAAGTAAATGATCTTTTAAATTTGATGATTCACTCTCTTTATTCAAACAAAGAGATATTTTTAAGAGAGCTTATATCAAATGCAAGCGACGCTCTAGATAAGTTAAATTATCTAACTTTAACAGACGATAAATATAAATCTCTTAATTACACTCCAAAGATAGAAATTTCTGTAGATAAAGAGGCAAAAACTCTAATCATAAGTGATAATGGTATAGGAATGGATGAAAATGAACTTATAAATAATCTTGGAACCATTGCAAGAAGTGGAACTAAAGGTTTTTTAAGTCAAATAAGCGGTGATGCTAAAAAAGATTCAAATCTCATAGGCCAGTTTGGTGTAGGCTTTTACTCAGCTTTTATGGTGGCTTCTAAAATAGAAGTAACTAGCAAAAAAGCATTAAATGATGAAGCTTATGAATGGAGTAGTGACGCTAAAAATTATGAGATAAAAAAAGCTTCAAAAGAAACGCATGGAACATCTATAAAACTATATTTAAATGATGATGAGTTTTTAGAAACATATAGATTAGAGGGTATTATAAAGAAATACTCAAATCACATTCCTTATCCTATTTTTATGGACAAAGAGGAATGGATAGCACCAAAAGATGGCGAAAAAGAAGGGCATTATGAGAGCAAAAATACTCAAATAAACAAAGCTAGTGCTCTTTGGCAAATGAGCAAAAGTTCATTAAAAGAAGAAGATTATAATGAGTTTTATAAACAAATTTCTCACGATAGCACAGATCCACTTATGTATATTCATACAAAAGCAGAAGGCAAGATAGAATACACAACGCTATTTTATGTTCCAAGTGTTGAGCCTTTTGATCTTTTTAGAGTTGATTATCAAAGTGGCGTAAAATTATATGTAAAAAGAGTTTTTATAACAGATGATGAAAAAGAGCTTTTACCTACACATTTAAGATTTGTAAAAGGTATAATCGATGTTGAAGATTTGCCTTTAAATGTAAGTCGAGAAATTTTACAAGATAACATTATAATGAGAAGCGTAAAAGAAGCAAGTGTTAAGAAAATTTATAGCGAGTTAGAAAAACTTCTTAAAAATGATAGAGAAAAATACATTAAATTTTATAAACTTTTTGGTAAAGTTTTAAAAGAAGGGTTATATGGATTTGGTGCAAACAAAGACGATATATTAAATTTAACTCTGTTTAAATCAAGCTCAAGAGATGGATATATCACGCTTAAAGAATACAAAGACGCTATGAAAAAAGATCAAAAATCTATATATTTCATAACAGGCAAAGATGAGAAAATGCTTAAAAACTCACCACTTCTTGAAGCATTTAATGAAAAAAATATAGAAGTATTGATTTGTGATGATGAGATAGATAGCATTGTTATGCCAATGGTGTACGAATATGATAAAACACCTATAAAACCTGTGCAAAATGCTGATGATGAGGTTAGTTTAGATGAGAAGATTGATGAGAGTAAATACGCAGAACTTGTAGTAAAATTAAAAGAATGTTTAAAAGATGAAATTAAAGATGTAAAAGTAACTTCAAGGCTTAAAGATTCTCCAGCTTGTTTGGTTTATGATAAAAATGACCCAGATTTTGCAACACAACAGATGTTAAAACAGATGGGACAAAATGTGCCTGAAATAAAACCTATACTTGAAATAAATCCAAATCATGAAATATTTTTAAAACTTAAAGAAAATCAAATCATGATAAATGATATCTCAAATTTACTTTTAAATATGGCTAAGATTAGTGAAGGTATGAATATAACAAATCCAAATGAATTTGCTAAAATACTTTCAAAAGTAATACTAAAAGCTTTATAA
- a CDS encoding thioredoxin fold domain-containing protein: MKNIFFILCLSVILNGGELEKNLKNLFPTYDVVSVDKLNSIPKSNLVVLMDKTSNQKDIIISDDSGKNFFYVKNAFLKDKNDKKLYDQKVEFIEDKVQKEVFEILKTIPQDRFISINSFYKDNKKTIYMITDPECPYCKKEMDRLVKYLRNANLKIIFAPVHGKSAFIKSAIMLERSKSIDPSNQKAFIDLISKYYDTNTAVTDDMASDEQVQKVFFDAKKIFSKGLVKSVPFMFEIDK, encoded by the coding sequence ATGAAAAACATATTTTTTATTTTATGTTTAAGCGTGATTTTAAATGGTGGCGAATTAGAAAAAAATTTAAAAAATCTTTTTCCAACTTACGATGTAGTTTCTGTTGACAAGCTAAATTCTATACCTAAATCAAATTTAGTAGTTTTGATGGATAAAACTAGCAATCAAAAAGATATCATAATAAGCGATGATAGTGGTAAAAATTTCTTTTATGTAAAAAATGCTTTTTTAAAAGATAAAAATGATAAAAAGCTTTACGATCAAAAGGTTGAATTTATAGAAGATAAAGTTCAAAAAGAAGTTTTTGAGATACTAAAAACTATCCCGCAAGATAGATTTATAAGTATAAATTCTTTTTATAAAGATAATAAAAAAACAATTTATATGATAACAGATCCGGAGTGTCCGTATTGCAAAAAAGAGATGGATAGACTTGTAAAATACCTTAGAAATGCAAATTTAAAGATTATTTTTGCACCAGTTCATGGAAAAAGTGCTTTTATAAAGTCAGCTATTATGCTTGAGAGATCAAAAAGTATTGATCCATCAAACCAAAAAGCTTTTATAGATTTAATAAGCAAATATTATGATACAAATACTGCTGTAACTGATGATATGGCTAGTGATGAACAGGTGCAAAAAGTATTTTTTGATGCTAAGAAAATTTTCTCAAAAGGACTTGTAAAGAGCGTGCCTTTTATGTTTGAGATAGATAAATAA